The Methylocella tundrae genome contains the following window.
CGCGGCTTGCCGGCCCAGAATCGCGCGGCAGAAGGCGTGATCCGACGCGATGGCCTCCCGGAACGCTTCCGCCCGGATCAGAAGAAGGTGGGCTTCCTCATAGACGCGCGCCCGCATCAGATAGGGCTGATCGCCGATGACGGCGGCGGGAATGACGAGATCTACCGGCAGCAGCAGTTCGATAAGGGTCTCGACCTGATTGCGTATGCCTAAAAGCTCGATGCTGCCGGCGAGGAGGAACTGCGCAAAGACCGGCGTCTCCGCTTGCTCGAGCAGCACGCTTCCGGCTGGCACGCGATGCAGCAGAGCCTCCGCCGCCAGTGCATCCAGCGTTTCAGGTTGAACCTCATGCAGCCAGGCAATCTCCTGGAGCGCCTCACGCGCGGAAGACCAAGACGCCGGATCTGGAGCATTTACGGGCGCGACAGCCGGGGCTGCGCCGTGCGGTCGATCGGATGGCAGATCCATTTCCATTCGACTGTCTTCCTTCCCCTGCCGGGGCCAGAATGCGCTCTAATGTGATGTATCTCACGTTAATATCGCGATTAAATCATTTAGTGCATTGATCCAAATCAATGTCATCATGCATCGGGATCTGCAGGATCGTCCAGCGGCCGCCATCCCTGTCTTGCGCAGGACCGGACATCACAGAGAAAACCATGAGTTGCTTGGTCGCCACCAAACAGCAAGCGTATGTGCGCAAACATGAGAGGGTCCTCTTCGCATTGAGGCGCTGGGGCGGCCGCCCGCTGACGCCGCGGACGACAGCGGTGGCGCTGGCCGAGCACGACGAACGCGGCGCATATCTGCGAGCCTCTGAGACGCCAGCCACCGACTTCGGCGCGCCAAGGAGAAGCTGTGCGTGCGCGACGCCGCGCAGGTGGCGCTCGGGCGTCCGAAAAGTCGCCTATGACCTCCGGTCGCGCGCGTCCGCGATGAGAACAACGTCCAGCCCCAGGGCGTCGCCGGTCGGCTGGCGGCCGGCCGACGCCGGAGGTCTCCAAATGGCGTCAGTCGGATCTGGCGCCGAGCAGCGTATTGCTCCGCGCGCCCCCGGCCAGGGCGAGGCGGCCAACTATCTCACCGGCGAGACGCTGCGCCTCCGCCACGACCCGCTCGTCGTCCGCCCGCTCAACGATCATGGCGTACCGGTCGAAGCTTTCCTCGAGCAATCGCAGCCCGTCCGCGGCGCTGCGCAGCTTCGGTACGGTCGCGGCGCCGGCATTGTCGCCGCTCTCCTGTTCGGCAAGGCGCCGGAAAATTGCCGCATCCGCACTCTCGCCGGCCTCGTCGAGGGCCTTGGCGAGCGCCGCGTGGGCTGCCGAAGCCTCACTATCCCAACGCCTTGCGAGAATACGCAGGGCGTCCACGCTCGCCACATGTTCGATGAAGACCGGGCGGTCGGCATGGAAGGCGCGGCGCCGGCAGTGACGCAGCAGGGCGGCATGCTCCAACTCGTCGCGCGCCAGTTCCTCGGCCAGCGCGCGGAGGTCGGGATGTTCAGCCTCGGCGGCGACGTAGGTGTAGAAGGCGAAGGCGCGCTCCTCGTTGCGCACGGCGAAGGCAAGCGCTTGATAGGCGCTGAGCGAGGCGCCGCTCGCTTCTTCCTCGTCGTAACCGGTCGGCACTTCCCAGCGCGCGCAAGCGGGGTCGGGCGCGTGACCCAGCATCGTTCTGCCCCGATCTGCGACATGGGTTGCATGGCGCTCCTCGATCCCGGCGAGAAAATCGAACCGCGCAGCCATCTCGGTGTCGCCCTGCCGCCCCATGCGCGCCGAAAGGGCGCGGTAGCGCGTCGCGGCCTCCTGCTCCAAAGCCTCAGCCACCGCCAGGAGTTCATCGACCGACTTTACCGGCGCGGGCAGCTGTCCCGTTCTGCTCATCTTCCATCCCCCGAAACCGATCCGCCATGCCATTATCGGCGCATCCTAAGCTAGTTCAAAATACGCGCTCTGTTTGTGTCATAATACGGAGCACGGAACATTATAATGGTAGAGTGGCCGTTAACCGGGTCGCCAGCGTCAAGTTTATGTTTTCTCGCACGGGGAATATGCTTTGCTAATACCAGCAATCCGTTCGTGCATGGTGCTGTTGTTGCTTTCGATAGCGGCTGCGATCGGACCATGCCGCGCCGCCGACAGCCGCCTGACAGAGTTCATGAGCAAGGTGCCAGCAGGCGAACTAGTGCCCGGCGCGGATCACTATGCCTTGCCGCAGGGAAATCCGCCGGTCGCGAAGGTGCTGGCGGGCGAGCGGCTGGTCGGCTACGCATTCGTCAATGCGGACTGGGTGAACTCTACCGGCTATTC
Protein-coding sequences here:
- a CDS encoding helix-turn-helix domain-containing protein; amino-acid sequence: MEMDLPSDRPHGAAPAVAPVNAPDPASWSSAREALQEIAWLHEVQPETLDALAAEALLHRVPAGSVLLEQAETPVFAQFLLAGSIELLGIRNQVETLIELLLPVDLVIPAAVIGDQPYLMRARVYEEAHLLLIRAEAFREAIASDHAFCRAILGRQAAQFRRQVRMQKNLKLRSAEERVGCYLVALFGQSHTDIVRLPLEKRLIASQLGMTRETFSRALAGMAKFGMLIRGDVLHIEDAAAARARFPLDPLIDGPEPIKPFQDRKA
- a CDS encoding ferritin family protein gives rise to the protein MSRTGQLPAPVKSVDELLAVAEALEQEAATRYRALSARMGRQGDTEMAARFDFLAGIEERHATHVADRGRTMLGHAPDPACARWEVPTGYDEEEASGASLSAYQALAFAVRNEERAFAFYTYVAAEAEHPDLRALAEELARDELEHAALLRHCRRRAFHADRPVFIEHVASVDALRILARRWDSEASAAHAALAKALDEAGESADAAIFRRLAEQESGDNAGAATVPKLRSAADGLRLLEESFDRYAMIVERADDERVVAEAQRLAGEIVGRLALAGGARSNTLLGARSD